The genomic DNA TACAATTTGCCGCAGCAAGTAGGATGTGGGCTGTGGGGGAGATTAATAACTCAATCACCGATTAAGAGCTTACTGTTATTATCAATGGCGTGATGATGTCCGGTGTGAGTAACTGCACCATATTCTTGAATGTGATGACGCACTTCTAGGGGCAGGTTGGGATAATCTAAGACTCCGTCTCCATTGGCTATGGTTGCCCAAAAATCTCGTAAGTCTGGGGCTAGTTGCTTTGCCTGTGCTAGTGGTAGATTTAAGGGTGGTAAAGTTAGTAATTTGATTAAGAATGGGTAGGAGCGATCGCCCATCCATTGTTTTGATGATTCCTGCAACTTGGGAAAATCTGGTACTGATTCAACACGATGGGAAACTATATGTAACCATTCTTTTCCTAAACTATCTCTTTCAAACTCTAAGACACGATAGGGATGGGGATAACTGACCAATGAACCTGTGGTAATATCATAAACTCCATCAGCACAGGCGACATCTTGGACGTGTAAATGTCCAGTAAATACTAATTTTACTTCGTGCTTACGTAGTAAATCTAGGAATTCTGGGGCATTTTCTAACATATAACGATTTGCCATAGGATGATTTAACTGATTTGGCAAATGTTCAACAACATTATGATGCAACATGACTAAAACTATTTCATTATCAATTGCTGCTAGTTCTGTCTCTAACCACTGCAATTGTTGTTGATCTAAACGCCCAATTTGTTTACCGTCTTCATCAAAGGAATTAGAGTTTAAACCAATTAATCTCACTCCCGGTAATATTTGACAGTTGTAGTAAAATTGCTGTGAATTTTCATACCCAAATTTATGGTAATAATAGGGAAACTCAGTCAAACCAATTGATTGCTCGTTGGCCAAGAGAACAGGAACATCATGATTACCAGGAACAACATAAACTGGAAAAGGTAGCTGAGATAATCTTTTGGTTAACCAATTGTGATTTTCCGGTTCTCCATGTTGGGTTAAGTCTCCAGGGATCAAAAGAAAGTCTAAATCAAGTTGTGTTAAATGTTCCAATACACTCTCAAAGGCGGGAATACTAACTTCTACTAAATGAAATCGGCTAGGATGATCCCAGATTGTATGGGGTAGTGCAATGTGTAAATCACTAACTATGGCAAAGCGAAAGTTGATATCCATTGATTAAAAAAATGTTAAAAACAAATGCAAATACTCTTTTTATCAAAGTATAACTCTTGCTTTGTCTGGTTACGTAATAGCAAGTAGACTTAATATTTGTACATATTTATGTTTAATTTTATCTAAATTCCCATCAAAGGAGTATTGATTATGGCTTTGGTTCGAGTCCGTCAGCACGTTAATCCACTATCGAGAAAGTTTCAAACCCCTGTTGATCCCCCAGCGTGGGGAAAAGTTTATAGACAGCCCAATTTACCTCTACATTTAGATATTGGCTGTGCTAAGGGCAGATTTATACTCAAGATGGCGCAGGTAGAACCAAACTGGAATTTTTTAGGTTTGGAAATTCGAGAAACTTTGGTTGTGGAGGCTAATAAGTTGGGGTTTGAGTTGGGGTTAACAAATTTGCATTAT from Okeanomitos corallinicola TIOX110 includes the following:
- a CDS encoding metallophosphoesterase is translated as MDINFRFAIVSDLHIALPHTIWDHPSRFHLVEVSIPAFESVLEHLTQLDLDFLLIPGDLTQHGEPENHNWLTKRLSQLPFPVYVVPGNHDVPVLLANEQSIGLTEFPYYYHKFGYENSQQFYYNCQILPGVRLIGLNSNSFDEDGKQIGRLDQQQLQWLETELAAIDNEIVLVMLHHNVVEHLPNQLNHPMANRYMLENAPEFLDLLRKHEVKLVFTGHLHVQDVACADGVYDITTGSLVSYPHPYRVLEFERDSLGKEWLHIVSHRVESVPDFPKLQESSKQWMGDRSYPFLIKLLTLPPLNLPLAQAKQLAPDLRDFWATIANGDGVLDYPNLPLEVRHHIQEYGAVTHTGHHHAIDNNSKLLIGD